Proteins encoded together in one Deinococcus ruber window:
- a CDS encoding ABC transporter ATP-binding protein, translating to MNSSQSPVGAALSLTNVEYRYAGNRAGDGQPAGLGPLTLSIQPGEFVCVVGPSGSGKSTLLGLLSGFLKPQQGQMTLSGRELSGPVPELTLVQQEHALFPWLTVLGNVGFGLKTRHLSRQEQERRALAALKQVGLEEYAPRRIHQLSGGQRQRVSLARALAVQPSLLLLDEPFSALDVTTRHQLGEELLGIWLTQGSTVLFVTHNLDEALSLGQRVVALRGGQLALDAPAQDLTLQDLKASLESA from the coding sequence ATGAACTCCTCTCAGTCGCCAGTGGGGGCCGCACTGTCGCTGACGAACGTGGAATACCGCTACGCCGGAAACCGGGCCGGAGACGGACAGCCTGCCGGGCTGGGGCCGCTCACGCTCAGCATTCAGCCGGGCGAATTCGTGTGCGTGGTGGGGCCTTCGGGCAGCGGTAAATCCACGCTGCTGGGGCTGCTGTCCGGCTTCCTGAAACCGCAGCAGGGTCAGATGACACTCTCGGGGCGCGAACTGTCCGGCCCGGTGCCCGAACTGACGCTGGTGCAGCAGGAACACGCGCTGTTTCCGTGGCTGACGGTGCTGGGCAATGTCGGCTTCGGCCTGAAGACCCGCCACCTGAGCAGGCAGGAGCAGGAGCGCCGCGCTCTGGCCGCACTCAAGCAGGTGGGCCTGGAAGAGTACGCCCCCCGCCGCATTCATCAGCTGTCGGGCGGGCAACGGCAACGGGTGTCGCTGGCCCGCGCTCTGGCGGTGCAGCCGTCGCTGCTGCTGCTCGACGAACCCTTCAGTGCGCTTGATGTGACGACCCGCCATCAACTCGGTGAGGAACTGCTGGGCATCTGGCTGACGCAGGGCAGCACCGTGCTGTTCGTGACGCATAACCTGGACGAAGCGCTCAGCCTGGGTCAGCGGGTCGTGGCGCTGCGTGGCGGACAACTGGCTCTCGACGCCCCGGCCCAGGACCTGACGCTGCAAGACCTGAAGGCGTCGCTGGAGAGCGCGTAA
- the sat gene encoding sulfate adenylyltransferase: protein MTILTNTATLPTPLGGSLVHRVRHLHEGETRGLPTLELSDRAHADLEMIATGAYSPLTGFLNSADYASVIERMRLSNGTPWSLPITLMVSRDEAAQAHGTVVLTREGRPVGLLEVQEQYTPDKAHEAREVYRTADAAHPGVAALYAAGEVYLGGPVTLFEVPRGAFPRHHRTPAEVREVIEARGWRSTVAFQTRNPIHRAHEYLQKVALELVDGLLLHPLVGSTKGDDVPADVRVQAYEVLLDKYYPRERTLLSVYPAAMRYAGPREAIVHALSRRNYGASHFIVGRDHAGVGSYYGTYEAQEIFSHFSEEELGIKILKFEHTFYCRTCSQLVSPRTCPHDGSHHLVLSGTRVRELLRAGQPLPGEFTRPEVAEVLREGYSRLG, encoded by the coding sequence ATGACCATCCTGACGAACACTGCCACCCTTCCCACGCCGCTCGGCGGCTCGCTCGTCCACCGTGTTCGGCACCTGCATGAAGGCGAGACGCGTGGTCTGCCCACTCTGGAGCTGTCTGACCGCGCCCATGCCGACCTGGAAATGATTGCCACCGGGGCGTATTCGCCGCTGACCGGCTTTCTGAACAGCGCCGATTACGCGTCGGTCATCGAGCGGATGCGGCTGAGTAACGGCACGCCCTGGAGCCTGCCGATCACGCTGATGGTGAGCCGTGATGAAGCGGCCCAGGCGCACGGCACCGTTGTACTGACCCGCGAGGGCCGCCCGGTGGGGCTGCTGGAGGTGCAGGAGCAGTACACCCCCGACAAGGCGCACGAAGCCCGCGAGGTCTACCGCACCGCCGACGCCGCGCATCCGGGGGTGGCGGCGCTGTACGCGGCTGGAGAGGTGTACCTGGGCGGCCCGGTCACGCTGTTCGAGGTGCCGCGTGGAGCGTTCCCCCGCCATCACCGCACGCCCGCCGAGGTGCGCGAGGTGATCGAGGCGCGTGGCTGGCGCAGCACGGTGGCCTTCCAGACGCGCAATCCGATTCACCGCGCCCACGAGTACCTTCAGAAGGTGGCGCTGGAACTGGTGGACGGGCTATTGCTGCACCCGCTGGTGGGCAGCACCAAGGGCGACGACGTGCCCGCCGACGTGCGTGTGCAGGCGTATGAGGTGCTGCTCGACAAGTACTACCCCCGCGAGCGCACGCTGCTGAGCGTGTACCCCGCCGCCATGCGCTACGCCGGGCCGCGTGAGGCCATCGTGCATGCGCTGTCGCGGCGTAACTACGGAGCCAGTCACTTCATCGTCGGGCGCGATCATGCGGGCGTGGGCAGCTACTACGGCACCTACGAGGCGCAGGAAATCTTCTCGCACTTCAGCGAGGAAGAACTGGGCATCAAGATTCTGAAATTCGAGCACACCTTCTATTGCCGCACGTGCAGCCAGCTTGTCAGCCCGCGCACCTGCCCTCACGACGGCTCGCATCATCTGGTGCTGAGTGGTACCAGAGTCCGTGAACTGCTGCGGGCAGGCCAGCCGCTTCCCGGCGAATTCACCCGCCCGGAGGTTGCAGAGGTGCTGCGTGAAGGATACAGCCGCCTGGGCTGA
- the cysC gene encoding adenylyl-sulfate kinase — protein sequence MSRAETAGRVVWFTGLSGAGKSTLASALHAELLRRGERVELLDGDAVRENLSKGLGFSKADRDTNVRRIAFVAGLLARHGVTVLVSAISPYRDTRDAVLSELPNASEVFVDAPLAVVTERDVKGLYLKALAGEIAHFTGVSDPYEAPLTPALHLRTDLKSVDDCLSDLLSLLEVRDVAHA from the coding sequence GTGAGCCGGGCAGAGACGGCGGGCCGGGTCGTCTGGTTTACCGGGCTGTCGGGCGCGGGCAAGTCTACGCTGGCGTCTGCCCTGCACGCCGAACTGCTGCGGCGTGGTGAGCGCGTCGAACTGCTCGACGGCGACGCTGTGCGCGAGAATCTGAGCAAGGGGCTGGGCTTCAGCAAGGCCGACCGCGACACCAACGTTCGGCGCATCGCGTTTGTGGCGGGGTTGCTGGCGCGGCACGGCGTCACGGTGCTGGTCAGTGCCATCAGCCCCTACCGCGACACCCGCGACGCGGTGCTGTCCGAGCTGCCCAACGCTTCCGAAGTGTTCGTGGATGCGCCGCTCGCCGTCGTGACCGAGCGCGACGTGAAGGGGCTGTACCTGAAAGCGCTGGCGGGCGAGATCGCGCATTTCACCGGGGTCAGTGATCCGTATGAAGCGCCGCTGACGCCCGCGCTGCACCTGCGTACCGACCTGAAAAGCGTGGACGACTGCCTGAGCGACCTGCTGAGTCTGCTGGAGGTGCGAGATGTCGCCCACGCTTGA
- a CDS encoding DUF1844 domain-containing protein: MANQDFVGLVNMLEATADAALGELTAASALLRQGGLASDPERARQTAQRSLRLLTMLAEKTRGNLDMVEADLLTGAISHLRSQLEN; the protein is encoded by the coding sequence ATGGCAAATCAGGATTTTGTGGGCCTCGTGAATATGCTGGAAGCAACCGCCGACGCCGCGCTGGGCGAACTGACGGCGGCCTCTGCACTGCTGCGTCAGGGAGGGCTGGCAAGCGACCCGGAGCGGGCGAGGCAGACGGCTCAGCGCAGTCTGCGCCTGCTGACCATGCTGGCCGAAAAGACCCGTGGCAACCTCGATATGGTCGAGGCCGACCTGCTGACCGGGGCTATCTCGCACCTGCGTTCTCAGCTGGAAAATTGA
- a CDS encoding amidase, with protein MSDPTGIWAYLPAAPLPGTPGGPLSGLKFSVKDLFGVEGWPLHASTRALLPHVDPSPLVTRLLELGATCVGKTHLHEIALGITGMNAFGGTPNPLDSTRVTGGSSSGAAASVASGQADFALGTDTGGSIRVPAAWCGVVGYKPTKDNALWPTEGVLPLSPTCDHAGPLARDLSTILRVQEALSGKAVQPQSWAGLRVGVWQPTAWLDVQANEALSAFAAQVKSQGGALMPAELPDMLDAYSDIVQSEAAHVHRAALALPEPGFTSGTLALLRRGAGLSAEAVAAARERREVYRRLLDDLMDGLDVLLAPAVPCAAPLTGQDEVTLIGGTVPLRVAVLRLTVPFSLLGLPTLVLPLPTSDGLSVGVQVVAKRGADERLLELGQGLLEQSLNVGSGHGFPST; from the coding sequence ATGAGCGACCCCACAGGCATCTGGGCTTATCTGCCCGCCGCACCGCTGCCGGGCACACCGGGCGGCCCGCTATCTGGCCTGAAGTTCAGCGTCAAAGACCTGTTCGGGGTGGAGGGCTGGCCGCTGCATGCCAGCACCCGCGCTCTGCTGCCACACGTAGACCCCAGCCCCCTCGTGACCCGTCTGCTGGAGCTGGGCGCAACGTGTGTCGGCAAGACCCACCTGCACGAAATTGCGCTAGGCATCACGGGCATGAATGCGTTTGGCGGCACGCCCAATCCGCTGGACAGTACCCGCGTGACGGGCGGCAGCAGCAGCGGCGCGGCGGCGAGCGTGGCGAGCGGGCAGGCCGATTTCGCACTCGGCACCGACACCGGGGGCAGCATCCGGGTTCCGGCGGCGTGGTGCGGCGTGGTGGGCTACAAACCGACCAAAGACAACGCGCTGTGGCCCACCGAGGGCGTGCTGCCGCTCTCGCCCACCTGCGACCACGCTGGCCCGCTCGCCCGCGACCTGAGCACCATTCTAAGGGTGCAGGAAGCTCTGAGCGGCAAAGCGGTACAGCCGCAGTCGTGGGCGGGCCTGCGGGTGGGCGTGTGGCAGCCGACCGCGTGGCTGGACGTGCAGGCCAACGAAGCACTGAGTGCGTTCGCCGCGCAGGTGAAGTCGCAGGGCGGGGCGCTGATGCCCGCCGAACTGCCCGACATGCTCGACGCCTATTCCGACATCGTGCAGAGCGAGGCGGCCCACGTGCACCGGGCAGCCCTGGCCCTGCCCGAACCCGGTTTTACTTCCGGCACGCTGGCCCTGCTGCGGCGCGGCGCGGGCCTGAGTGCCGAAGCGGTAGCGGCGGCCCGCGAGCGGCGCGAGGTCTACCGCAGGCTGCTCGATGACCTGATGGACGGGCTGGATGTGCTGCTGGCTCCTGCCGTGCCGTGTGCCGCGCCGCTGACCGGGCAGGATGAAGTAACACTGATTGGCGGCACCGTACCGCTGCGAGTGGCGGTGCTGCGCCTGACGGTGCCGTTCAGCCTGCTGGGGCTGCCCACACTGGTGCTGCCGCTGCCCACCTCGGACGGCCTGAGCGTGGGCGTGCAGGTGGTGGCAAAGCGGGGCGCAGACGAACGGCTGCTGGAGCTGGGACAGGGGCTACTGGAGCAGTCATTGAACGTTGGAAGTGGGCACGGCTTCCCCAGCACCTGA
- a CDS encoding C40 family peptidase — translation MKAFRVLSLAVTLLASSAFASTYTVKPGDTLSSIARMAGMEPAALMQQNHLSTTTLQVGQKVQYGTATSPSKPSAQASAPQRSSGGAYIRAAASRFLNIRYVLGGTGGRGIDCSAYTRAVFSQLGVNLPRTAREQFRVGTPVSRGNLQAGDLVFFNTIGGVSHVGIYLGNGQFANANSYQGRTIIESMTTAYWSAHYIGARRVLNG, via the coding sequence ATGAAAGCCTTTCGTGTTCTTTCCCTGGCCGTAACTCTGCTTGCGAGCAGCGCTTTCGCCTCCACGTACACCGTGAAGCCGGGCGACACCCTTTCGAGCATCGCCCGTATGGCCGGAATGGAACCTGCCGCGCTGATGCAGCAAAATCATCTGTCGACCACCACGCTTCAGGTGGGCCAGAAGGTGCAGTACGGCACTGCGACCAGCCCCAGTAAACCCAGCGCCCAGGCCAGTGCGCCTCAGCGCAGCAGCGGCGGTGCCTATATCCGGGCCGCCGCTTCTCGTTTCCTGAACATCCGGTATGTACTGGGTGGTACTGGCGGGCGCGGCATCGATTGCAGCGCCTACACCCGCGCCGTGTTCTCACAGCTCGGCGTGAACCTGCCGCGCACCGCCCGCGAGCAGTTCCGGGTCGGCACGCCCGTCTCGCGGGGCAACCTCCAGGCAGGCGACCTGGTGTTCTTCAACACCATCGGCGGCGTGTCGCACGTGGGCATCTACCTGGGCAACGGCCAGTTCGCCAACGCCAATAGCTATCAGGGGCGCACCATCATCGAATCTATGACCACGGCGTACTGGTCGGCGCATTACATCGGCGCTCGCCGGGTGCTGAACGGCTAA
- a CDS encoding LEA type 2 family protein: MLPALPRLRPVRVLLAPLLALSLAACMPSQPIIAVPTFQVQSVRLTGLTLPPFSASATAYLTLQLLVNNPNPIPLHMANIAANVVLDGTEVAKINLPDVDLPARGSATQRADLSIPVTLATAANFLKVARGQQVSYRLDGTFTADLGLLGRPSFGPFTLVQGVLQQPAILP, encoded by the coding sequence ATGCTGCCTGCTCTCCCCCGTCTGCGGCCTGTGCGCGTGCTGCTGGCCCCGCTCCTGGCCCTGAGTCTTGCGGCGTGTATGCCCAGCCAGCCGATCATCGCGGTGCCGACCTTTCAGGTGCAGAGTGTGCGCCTCACCGGGTTGACGCTGCCGCCCTTCAGCGCCTCGGCCACCGCGTACCTGACGCTGCAACTGCTGGTCAACAATCCCAACCCCATTCCGCTTCATATGGCGAACATCGCTGCCAACGTCGTGCTGGACGGTACAGAGGTGGCAAAGATCAATCTGCCGGATGTGGACCTGCCCGCACGGGGCAGCGCGACCCAGCGGGCCGATCTGAGCATTCCGGTCACGCTTGCCACCGCCGCCAACTTCCTGAAAGTGGCGCGTGGGCAGCAGGTGTCCTACCGGCTGGACGGCACTTTCACCGCCGATCTGGGGCTGCTGGGGCGGCCCAGCTTCGGGCCGTTCACGCTGGTGCAGGGCGTGTTGCAGCAGCCCGCCATCCTGCCATGA
- the dtd gene encoding D-aminoacyl-tRNA deacylase, producing MKAVVQRVSRAECVVEGRVTGQIGVGLAVLLGVAPADTPQTAQLMASKLVKLRIFSDAAGKMNRSLLDLRAAGEGGAVLSISQFTLFADTRRGNRPGFSAAAGPEQGRSLYAAFNEALRGLGVPVEEGIFGADMQITLTNDGPVTLVLDTLEWS from the coding sequence ATGAAGGCAGTCGTTCAGCGCGTGTCGCGGGCCGAGTGCGTGGTGGAGGGCCGTGTGACCGGGCAGATCGGTGTGGGTCTGGCGGTGCTGCTGGGCGTGGCTCCAGCCGATACCCCGCAGACCGCGCAGCTGATGGCGTCCAAGCTGGTCAAGCTGCGGATTTTCTCTGATGCGGCAGGCAAGATGAACCGCTCACTGCTCGATCTGCGGGCGGCTGGCGAGGGCGGCGCGGTGCTGAGCATCAGCCAGTTCACGCTGTTTGCCGATACCCGCCGGGGCAACCGTCCGGGCTTCAGTGCGGCGGCGGGGCCAGAGCAGGGGCGCTCGCTGTACGCCGCCTTCAACGAGGCGCTACGCGGGCTGGGCGTACCCGTCGAAGAGGGCATCTTCGGGGCAGACATGCAGATTACGCTTACCAATGACGGCCCAGTGACGCTGGTGCTCGACACTCTGGAGTGGAGCTGA
- a CDS encoding TetR/AcrR family transcriptional regulator, which yields MTTRPGLNPAHIIGAAADLADRVGLYQFTLKELAEQLGVRTPSLYNHVASLEAVQRGLRLRAVQELSARMQQAAVGRSGLEGLQAIAAAERDFAQQRPGLFAAMQRSFEGEDEELKAASRTLLGIVLAVLRSYGLEGEQGIHAARALRAALTGFVGLEAQQGFGLPADVEQSFQWLISMLDAGLRTKAAGQKGV from the coding sequence ATGACCACCCGGCCAGGGCTGAACCCGGCACACATCATCGGAGCCGCCGCCGACCTCGCCGACCGGGTGGGCCTGTACCAGTTCACGCTCAAGGAACTGGCCGAACAGCTGGGCGTCCGCACACCTTCGCTGTACAACCACGTCGCTAGTCTGGAGGCGGTGCAGCGCGGGCTTCGGCTGCGGGCCGTTCAGGAGCTGTCGGCCCGGATGCAGCAGGCCGCCGTCGGGCGCAGCGGGCTGGAGGGGCTTCAGGCCATCGCGGCGGCAGAGCGCGACTTCGCCCAGCAGAGGCCTGGGCTGTTCGCCGCCATGCAGCGCAGCTTCGAGGGCGAGGACGAAGAGTTGAAGGCAGCCTCACGCACTCTGCTCGGTATCGTGCTGGCGGTGCTCAGAAGCTACGGGCTGGAGGGCGAGCAGGGCATTCATGCGGCCCGTGCGCTGCGGGCGGCCCTGACCGGCTTCGTGGGGCTGGAGGCACAGCAGGGTTTCGGCCTTCCCGCCGATGTCGAACAGAGTTTCCAGTGGCTGATTTCGATGCTGGATGCCGGACTCAGGACAAAGGCGGCGGGTCAGAAAGGCGTTTAG
- a CDS encoding aliphatic sulfonate ABC transporter substrate-binding protein, translating into MLGAVGVATGAALLGVSTVQAQKATTVRIGYFPNLTHAPALVALERGEFAKAFGKVTLQTKDFVSGTQLSEAFAAGTIDIGYIGPGPAINAVAKGLPVQIIAGASNAGAVLIARKGVNIATFKDLAGKKVGVPSLGNTQDISLRHILKEQGLKSQVDGGNVSIIPVAPADVAAAFSSKSLDAALVPEPWGALLESQGNKLVLDEKAIWRGGNYPSAVVIVNTQFAADNPQLVQAFVKAHLNAVNFILKNTPAAQAAISAQLLKLTGQKVNALVLQRALARTRITADIDMDALKEYADLNREAGYAREIPDLSKAVNLTYLNAARAGK; encoded by the coding sequence CTGCTCGGCGCTGTGGGTGTGGCGACAGGAGCCGCGCTGCTCGGTGTAAGTACCGTGCAGGCGCAGAAAGCCACCACCGTCCGGATCGGCTACTTTCCAAACCTGACGCACGCTCCCGCCCTGGTTGCGCTGGAGCGCGGCGAGTTCGCCAAGGCGTTCGGCAAGGTGACATTGCAGACCAAAGATTTCGTGTCGGGCACGCAGCTTTCGGAAGCGTTTGCCGCCGGAACCATCGACATCGGCTATATCGGGCCGGGGCCAGCCATCAACGCTGTTGCCAAGGGCCTGCCGGTGCAGATCATCGCCGGGGCGAGCAACGCCGGAGCGGTGCTGATTGCCAGAAAGGGCGTCAACATCGCCACGTTCAAAGATCTGGCGGGCAAGAAGGTCGGCGTGCCCAGCCTGGGTAATACTCAGGACATCAGTTTGCGCCACATCCTGAAAGAGCAGGGGCTGAAGTCGCAGGTGGACGGCGGCAACGTCAGCATCATTCCGGTCGCGCCTGCCGATGTGGCCGCCGCATTTTCCAGCAAGAGCCTCGACGCCGCGCTGGTGCCGGAACCCTGGGGCGCACTGCTCGAAAGCCAGGGCAACAAGCTGGTGCTCGATGAAAAGGCCATCTGGCGCGGCGGAAATTACCCGTCGGCAGTGGTGATCGTCAATACCCAGTTCGCCGCCGACAATCCCCAGCTGGTGCAGGCATTCGTGAAGGCCCACCTGAACGCCGTCAACTTCATTTTGAAGAATACGCCTGCGGCTCAGGCCGCCATCTCGGCGCAGCTTCTGAAGCTGACCGGGCAGAAGGTGAATGCGCTGGTGCTGCAACGCGCCCTCGCCCGCACCCGCATTACCGCCGACATCGACATGGACGCCCTGAAGGAGTACGCCGACCTGAACCGCGAGGCCGGATACGCCCGCGAGATTCCCGATCTGAGCAAAGCTGTGAACCTGACCTACCTGAACGCAGCCCGGGCAGGCAAATAA
- a CDS encoding uracil-DNA glycosylase — protein MTARSDLPNTAALEQLASENRACTACKLRAGCTQVVVSDGNPAARVLIVGEGPGGDEDRVGRPFVGRGGQLLDKILSAVQLGRNDVYITNIVKCRPPANRTPESEESETCTALWLEPQLSLLRPEIILTLGNTPTQYMLGTRQGITRLRGVWHPYRQQSGLWQALLMPMFHPAYLLRNDTRVQGGPKSLTWRDIQEVRRVLDGAAPHGYTDPALPTKEQGGLF, from the coding sequence TTGACCGCACGCTCTGACCTTCCGAATACTGCCGCGCTGGAGCAGCTTGCCAGCGAGAACCGGGCCTGTACCGCCTGCAAACTCCGGGCCGGTTGCACGCAGGTCGTCGTTTCGGACGGCAACCCGGCGGCGCGGGTGCTGATCGTGGGTGAGGGGCCGGGCGGCGACGAAGACAGGGTGGGGCGGCCTTTCGTGGGGCGTGGCGGGCAACTGCTCGATAAGATTCTGAGTGCGGTGCAGCTCGGCAGAAACGACGTGTACATCACCAATATCGTCAAGTGCCGCCCGCCTGCCAACCGCACACCCGAGAGCGAAGAATCGGAAACCTGCACCGCGCTGTGGCTGGAACCGCAGCTGAGTCTGCTGCGCCCCGAGATTATCCTGACGCTGGGAAACACGCCCACCCAGTACATGCTGGGCACGCGCCAGGGCATCACCCGGCTGCGCGGCGTGTGGCACCCGTACCGCCAGCAGAGCGGGCTGTGGCAGGCCCTGCTGATGCCGATGTTTCATCCGGCTTACCTGCTGAGAAACGATACCCGCGTGCAGGGTGGCCCCAAAAGCCTGACCTGGCGCGACATTCAGGAAGTGCGCCGCGTATTGGACGGAGCCGCGCCGCACGGCTACACCGACCCCGCCCTGCCCACGAAAGAACAGGGCGGCCTGTTTTAG
- a CDS encoding outer membrane lipoprotein carrier protein LolA, with protein sequence MKNAVRLPLTALLLGAFSLNVASAQTAADILNKLDAAQKTVKDLSFRLAGTATLDGSPQKIDLKVQSIPSAALARVVFAAPDSLADNILVVSKNEVKNYLYLTNQVTVTSTSKAAGNAGMTGLDLTQVSNFSSFLKAYDVKLIATSGAVGNHLYTLEGTPKTSGVNDGKARVFVSETGWRPTRLQLLDSASKVMADLNISDYKVNSGLTAARLTQLPKDVEVIRQ encoded by the coding sequence ATGAAGAATGCTGTTCGACTGCCCCTCACTGCGCTGCTTCTCGGCGCGTTCAGTCTGAATGTGGCCTCTGCCCAGACTGCCGCCGATATTCTAAACAAACTCGACGCCGCCCAGAAAACCGTCAAAGACCTCAGCTTCCGCCTGGCCGGAACAGCCACCCTCGACGGCTCGCCCCAGAAGATCGACCTGAAAGTGCAGAGTATTCCCTCTGCGGCGCTGGCTCGGGTGGTCTTCGCCGCCCCCGATTCGCTGGCCGACAATATTCTGGTGGTCAGCAAGAACGAGGTCAAAAATTACCTGTACCTCACCAATCAGGTCACGGTGACGAGTACCAGCAAGGCCGCCGGAAACGCGGGCATGACCGGCCTCGATCTGACGCAGGTGAGCAACTTTTCCAGCTTCCTGAAGGCGTATGACGTGAAACTGATCGCCACCAGCGGCGCGGTAGGCAACCACCTGTACACGCTGGAAGGCACGCCCAAGACCTCGGGTGTAAACGACGGCAAGGCGCGGGTTTTCGTGTCGGAAACGGGCTGGCGGCCCACCCGCCTGCAACTGCTGGACAGCGCCAGCAAGGTCATGGCCGATCTGAACATCAGTGATTACAAGGTCAATTCTGGCCTGACGGCAGCCCGCCTCACGCAGCTTCCCAAGGATGTCGAAGTCATTCGGCAGTAA
- a CDS encoding ABC transporter permease encodes MNYRLKVVLIQLGGLLALLGLWWFFTDVRPIWPKYVLPDPGAVWTEMKFGLFGKSPDGKLTMSILNSLRRVAIGFLIAVGSGLVVGVILSVSKPLRDVVSGYLTAVQSVPSIAFVPLAILFFGLNERAVLAVVILEGFIPVALSVAGALGNVPPALRTAGRTLGAKGIGLVTRVMLPASLPNLVGGLRTAWSFSWRALIGAELLTTNPGLGQLLEIGRNTANVALVFTTIITVGVVGALFDVLIRSLESRIRYNYGLEGES; translated from the coding sequence ATGAATTACCGCCTGAAGGTGGTGCTGATTCAGCTCGGTGGGCTACTGGCGCTGCTGGGACTGTGGTGGTTCTTTACCGACGTGCGCCCGATCTGGCCGAAGTATGTTCTTCCAGATCCGGGAGCCGTCTGGACAGAAATGAAATTCGGGCTGTTCGGCAAGTCGCCTGACGGCAAACTCACCATGTCGATTCTCAACTCGCTGCGCCGCGTTGCCATCGGCTTTCTGATCGCGGTGGGCAGTGGGCTGGTGGTCGGGGTGATCCTGTCGGTGTCCAAGCCCCTGCGCGACGTGGTGAGCGGCTACCTGACGGCGGTCCAGAGTGTGCCGAGCATCGCCTTCGTGCCGCTGGCGATTCTGTTTTTTGGCCTGAACGAGCGGGCGGTGCTGGCAGTAGTTATTCTGGAAGGCTTCATTCCGGTGGCGCTGAGCGTGGCAGGGGCGCTGGGCAATGTGCCGCCTGCCCTGCGAACGGCGGGCCGCACCCTGGGCGCAAAGGGCATAGGTCTGGTCACGCGGGTGATGCTGCCAGCCAGTCTGCCCAATCTGGTGGGCGGGCTGCGAACGGCCTGGAGCTTTTCCTGGCGTGCCCTGATCGGCGCGGAACTGCTGACCACCAATCCCGGTCTGGGACAGCTGCTGGAAATTGGCCGCAATACCGCCAACGTGGCGCTGGTGTTCACCACCATCATCACGGTGGGCGTGGTGGGCGCGTTATTCGATGTTCTTATCCGTTCTCTGGAAAGCCGGATTCGCTACAACTACGGACTGGAGGGAGAGTCATGA
- a CDS encoding phosphoadenylyl-sulfate reductase: MSPTLEAVLGGSSVPLQQSPDTQPPDFGPDADPIEVIRWALEAHPDLTMPSAFNLNGVVLLDLAVQAGYTGDVLFVDTGYHFPETLSTRDALADRYPQLNFVTLNAGATPEDGQTDPALYASDPDACCAVRKVAPLQRHLKALRPSALLNARSREQTADRAEIPYVEDGGARRKINPLAYWTRERLEAYAAEHALPVNPLYFDGFLSVGCWPCTRAVRPGEDARAGRWAGKGKTECGLWAGDNKL; the protein is encoded by the coding sequence ATGTCGCCCACGCTTGAAGCCGTGTTGGGCGGTTCCAGCGTGCCGCTTCAGCAGTCCCCCGACACCCAGCCGCCCGACTTCGGCCCCGACGCCGATCCAATTGAAGTGATCCGCTGGGCGCTGGAAGCCCACCCCGATCTGACCATGCCGAGCGCCTTCAACCTGAACGGCGTGGTACTGCTCGATCTGGCGGTGCAGGCGGGCTACACCGGAGACGTGCTGTTCGTCGATACCGGCTATCACTTTCCGGAAACGCTCAGCACCCGCGACGCGCTGGCAGATCGCTATCCGCAACTGAATTTCGTGACGCTGAATGCGGGCGCGACGCCGGAAGACGGGCAGACCGACCCGGCGCTGTACGCCTCCGACCCCGATGCCTGCTGCGCGGTTCGCAAGGTCGCGCCGCTTCAGCGCCATCTGAAGGCGCTCAGGCCCTCGGCGCTGCTGAACGCCCGCAGCCGCGAGCAGACCGCAGACCGCGCTGAGATTCCGTATGTGGAAGACGGGGGCGCACGCCGCAAGATCAACCCGCTGGCGTACTGGACGCGTGAACGGCTGGAAGCCTACGCCGCCGAACACGCCCTGCCGGTCAATCCGCTGTATTTCGACGGCTTTCTGAGTGTTGGGTGTTGGCCGTGTACCCGCGCCGTGCGCCCCGGCGAAGATGCCCGCGCAGGTCGCTGGGCCGGAAAGGGCAAGACCGAATGCGGACTGTGGGCTGGAGACAACAAGCTGTAA